From a region of the Calliphora vicina chromosome 4, idCalVici1.1, whole genome shotgun sequence genome:
- the LOC135958780 gene encoding uncharacterized protein LOC135958780, whose product MAENEECKICLASKADNTPMLNIITIDEYENLTGITLGPRKVKKIYVCKKCARDIKEAREIHNKIITSLEERKTRAQAECGNICALNSEPITDISRHEQSELIANLLRRELESDEQGKEFVCQNCFVKIDNANKTCKKIIESLKDFQCTPQKSATKSEAAGNTPSPKTQKQKELTNETKNNDLPSTTGTTPKTSKPKKATNVSVNNKSSPTTATRKISTNDDDSLEEIVQKVKKLNIKK is encoded by the exons ATGGCCGAAAATGAAGAATGTAAAATTTGTCTCGCCTCGAAAGCGGATAATACTCCAATGCTTAACATCATAACAATCGatgaatatgaaaatttaactGGAATCACACTGGGACCAcggaaagttaaaaaaatatatgtatgcaaAAAATGTGCACGCGATATTAAAGAAGCAAGggaaattcataataaaattataacaagTTTAGAGGAAAGAAAG ACTCGTGCCCAGGCTGAATGTGGTAATATTTGTGCCCTTAACAGTGAGCCTATAACTGACATTTCTCGACACGAACAGTCAGAGCTAATTGCCAATTTGCTAAGACGTGAATTGGAATCTGACGAGCAGGGCAAAGAATttgtttgccaaaattgttttgttaaaattgatAATGCCAACAAAACTTGTAAGAAAATAATTGAAAGTTTAAAGGACTTTCAATGCACTCCACAAAAATCAGCTACTAAATCTGAAGCTGCTGGAAATACTCCCTCCCCAAAAACACAGAAGCAGAAAGAACTTACAAATGAAACGAAAAACAATGATTTACCATCAACAACTGGTACTACACCAAAAACTTCCAAGCCAAAAAAAGCCACAAATGTATCGGTCAATAATAAATCATCTCCAACAACTGCTACACGGAAAATATCAACTAATGACGATGATAGTTTGGAagaaatagttcaaaaagtaaagaaattgaatattaaaaaataa